Within Anopheles ziemanni chromosome 2, idAnoZiCoDA_A2_x.2, whole genome shotgun sequence, the genomic segment atcatcgAAACGGTGAGCATCCTCCCGTTCGTCCGACGGTTCACCCGGAGCGTTATTGACGATGAAGGTGTCGGTATCGATCCGCGGTATGTGGTTTCATATGCAACACCGCTGATCCCCGACCATCGAGGGCGTCGACGGGCAGAACGGTGGATAGTTGTCCTTTATGCAGTACGAGCCGGCGGCGCTGCAACGAGAACGTGGATGGTTGAACGGGGTTAATTCGGATTTAACTAGCTTGTGCGGTTCGACGTTCGTTTACGATTCTTGCTTGCCCATCGACCTTTAGCTACTTCTTGGGAACAAAGGTTCGTTTCTACATTCCTATAAATTCTGCATAGCCGTCAAACGCAACGGACACATGTTCTGCAAGATAAAGTCTGATGGAAAAACAAGGCATAGTTCTTAACGATGATCGGTGGCATTGATCTCTGGGTCGTTTTAATTGACGGCAACAAGATGGATATTTTTACGACCTATTAAATGGCTCCTCGGGCTTTTTCCTAAGTTGGCAAGTCCTTGAAACTAGGTTGTTCTAACGACAATAAAAACAGTGTTAAGACATGGCTTCCATTTCCCTCTATCCGAGCTCAAGTCATATAATTAACTCTGGTTTTAGATTATCTCCAGCAATATCTGATGATTCAAATAACTTATCACTtggcaaaaaaaatttaactaGCAAAAGCAGGTTCTTTTTCTCATATAGTCTTACTTTGGTGGTGTTTTCAGTCCCATCGGGATGGCGTAGCCCATCGCGTAGCCAAACCGTCTTCGGCGTCCCTCGCGGATCCCCGGAAGTACTGCATTAGAAGGGCATCGTCGACTGCACGGTTCCGCCATCGGTTCGTGACCTTCGTACAGCGATTGTGCCAGGTAGCAGATAGCCCAGATGTGGCTACACAGGTTAACGTCTAAAAGtatttaagaaaaaagatcAGTTTTGCTTCTCTATCCAAATCAAGTTAGTACATGTGAGTCTTACTTGTACTGTTGCCGCAATAGGGTTGTCTTCTGCCTCCATTCACGCAGAAGTCGATGTGTCCCACACGTCCACCTTCGCCGTAGTGTCCAGCGTTGGTGTGGATAACCTGCACGTACTTGGCATCGCCCTGATCCAATCGGTTAACGCCTCCCGGTTTTATCAAGGGTCTGGCAGGATCCAGAGCTAAAATGATTCGATGTTGAAGAGATTTCCATAGAGATCTAAAACTATTCCTTACCAATGATTCGTTCCATCCGGAAGTTCAGATAGTTGGCCATCAATCCGCAGATGTGCGCCCCAAGGGAATGTCCCACGCATGTGGTTCGTTCCACCGGTAGTCCCAGGTCACGCAGCTGCATAAGAGACTGCGCCAGGCATGTCGCCACCGGCCGAATATTGTAGACGGCTGCCACGTAGCACGGAGGCTGGCAGAGGGCACCCCAGTCGACGAGAAACACGTTGTACCCACCGTGGTTAATGTACGCTGAGGACGACAGTAACAGGACCCGGTGATCGGTTAGGTATCGATGTAGCTAAACTAGAGCGCACCCAGAATAACTTCTTACCATCGCGTAGAACCGCAATCGGCAGCGTATCATCTCCACCGGCGTAACCGTGTATCAGAATGATGTTCTCCTTCGTGTGGTCCCATTCGGTGTTGTTCAACCAGTCCCGGAGCCGA encodes:
- the LOC131282822 gene encoding phospholipase A1-like, giving the protein MVLLLNLVLGSMLLSGGVMIYAQAQHLLAQALYLGDPNSFNSTREDCVWKRGNGQDVCPDEDISIILYTSGIVKDRFKFDHRLRDWLNNTEWDHTKENIILIHGYAGGDDTLPIAVLRDAYINHGGYNVFLVDWGALCQPPCYVAAVYNIRPVATCLAQSLMQLRDLGLPVERTTCVGHSLGAHICGLMANYLNFRMERIIALDPARPLIKPGGVNRLDQGDAKYVQVIHTNAGHYGEGGRVGHIDFCVNGGRRQPYCGNSTNVNLCSHIWAICYLAQSLYEGHEPMAEPCSRRCPSNAVLPGIREGRRRRFGYAMGYAIPMGLKTPPNAAGSYCIKDNYPPFCPSTPSMVGDQRCCI